The DNA window GTTCTTGTTCTTGTTAAAATAATGCTTCCTAACTCCAAATCCAGTTTTTTCACCATGTTCAACCCAATACTTCCAAGTCTCATCTAAGCTATCAAATTTCATACCAATCTTAGGTTTGAATTCAATATATGAACCACAATCCATCAAGAAACTCTGCTGATCAATTAGATTTTTGTCTTTATACATGAACAATATTACAAAACAAATCTTGGCTGAACTGAGCGCTTCTACAGATATGAAAAAATCCAGTTAACATATGCGTGAAAAATTGTGcgaaataatttttaacatCTTATGCAAAAATgagaaattaaaaaatataaaattgtttttGTTTCAAGTTAAATATTTGAACTTGAATCCACAACGTAAATCTATAAGAACTATGAAAAATATAGTGTCAtgtatttataatattttagcataatgattaaaatgcataaaactgtcAGACTGCCACCTCACAGCAAGACACAAATCTCTACCTGCTCAAACATAAATAAAGTGAATATAAAGAGCATTCCACGTTTTTCTAAGTGAAGTATTTATAAAAGGTTGCCAATTGCATCAATCTTACTTTAGTGCGGGTCAATTCATACTGTTTGCTTCCACTTTctctggtttttttttttcaaatgttaAATGACATTCATGTAACTttgacaaagattaagcaacaCAAATTTTCCCATTAACATAAACATCCAagatcatccaaattttaggcACAATAATTCCTTTCCTCAGTAAATTGATCCATAAAAAAGAATTATCAAAACAAATGCAATTGATACAACACAAAATTAAAACGTAAAAAAGTTAAAACCTACATTATCTACTTTGACCAAAAAAGCTGAGACAACATCGAGACAAAATTTGAAActcaaacaaaaataaaaattggaaaCTAACCCTTGACGAAACCAGAAATTGCATTGAAAGCAGAAGAACCCTTTAATTCTTACAATATTTTGAAGTCTGTCAGTAGTGTCAAGTGCGGAATCTTACAGGATGTATCGGCACAGTTGTTTGTGGAGGGAGTTGATGGCAGTTTGTGGAGGGGACAAACGAAACAATGTGTAATGGAGGGAAACGAAGTGAAATGGAGTGAAAAAAGAGGGAAATTTGGGTTCGGAAACGAAGTGAAATGGAGTGAAAAAAGAGGGAAATTTGGGCTCATGTTTTTCCAagcccaattgaaaaaaaaaaaaaatagatgctAAGTCGTTTGATTAAACAGTACACAGTGCTATTGGACATGCACAGCAGAGGATCTGTCCccttgttttttttatatataatttcaagTTGTAGTTTATTCCgggaaatttttaaaattatagtaTGACTCTCATATAAATATAATCAATTCATATAGACGTATGATAATTCATTAATTTCCACAACTATGATGTTATccttatttgaaaaaaaattgctCGAACAATGGTGCACTAGTATGTaataaattcattttaaaaaaaaattgattccaTAAATATTCCTTAAATTCCCCATCTTTACTACAAATAAAAATGGAACcgttgtaaatttttttaattattacacCATAAAAATCCTATACGAATCAGCTTTCTTATTTGAATTCATATacaataaacatatatttttccTAAAAATATGACTTTTCTAATGTTAAATAATCACCAAAGctgataaaatataattttcataacCATATTTATCCCGAAATATATTTTCGACTGTCaataaatacatgtttatttatatcataatttttttggcATGTTGGTGTATTTTTTTCATAGAGTCCAAAAGTTTCTCATAAATATTTCCATTTTTACAAATATATTctcatttttatcttttatcttccatcatttaaatttcaaaattaataagTTCAAttttacaacaacaaaaaaaaaacatttcttTTCTCATTTCTTATAGATCATACGTATCGCGTTTGTCACGACTTACTAGTtattagggatgtaaacgaacaaAACCGttcgtgagctattcgaagctcgattcgataaaagctcgtttgagctcgtttaatgaggctcgttaagataaaaaaacaaaactcaagctttacagtattcggatcgttagctcgtgaacatgttcgttggtaagttaatgagtaatcttttagatgaaaaaatcatagttttgatatttgatttattgattttgcatattatttatgaaatatatagaaaaatctattaaatttacaaattttaataagaataatatatttttctttaaatatataatttactttttaattaatttaatgaaaatttaaatgtataattcatatttattaagtttgtttaggctcgataaaggcttgaataagctcgtaagccatgcatatattcgttaaataaaacTGGAgttcggctcgattataaacgaaccaagctcaaacattcaatagttcggctcggctcgactcgactcgattacatccatACTAGTTATTAGTTAAAGCTGAACCTGTAGagtaacaaaattttttatgttagtaAAACCTTTTTTTACATATAATAACCCAATTTCatgttatacatttctctttCCACTGTCCTATTGTGTTTTTTTTATGGACTGTAGTCATCGTGCGTGCCACAACCTACTAGTTTAATCAATAATTGTACCCCTTAATAGGTCGATTGTAACACTTTCGACCAGTAGTTGGACGATCAAGTTGAAGGATTTGCGTCTATTGGTCAAATACACAACTAGTTTCGTGCATGTTAATATCTAAAATTTCGTCTCTCGAGGATATGGAACTTTCTAGTTTGGCCaactttgaaattgaatgtgagtCTATCTGTCGAACTTGGGATATGTATTGTATACTTTTTTTCCTGGAAAATTCCGCGATAAAGGTTGTTCGCATGGGAAAGGTCAAATTTACAAAcgaatatttataaattatttttataaaagtgtttttttacaaaatattattaaattattttaaaagttcattataaaaataaatatatatttgaataactattatataaaaatatttttagagtTGATGAGATGTTTGGTtattctaatatatatatatatatatatatatatatatatatatatatatataaacagttCTTGGTTATTCTTTAAAAACTATAATtcgataatattttttaaaaaatattttttaatttataaaaaactTATTCGAACataaactttaatttttttcacctataaaatattaaaaacgtTTAATATTTATCCATTTAGatatcataaaaaataacacTAATTATATTGGGGATTGAACCGTAGTCCGTGTGAAAGAATCTAAAAcctccaaaaaaatattaaattaaaatcctcttATATACTTTAAAATTGATGGAagttagtcacaattattttttGTGGTTTACGTATCCGTCATGCGTTCAAATTAAGACTGAAATTAAATAACACATTTTCGAACGAAATTCTCCGATACGAAGTAAGATAAGTCCCCAACCATGGCATATATACTTCAACCCGGATTAAGGacccaaaatttgaaaatagttAGATTCATGGTCCATGCAAAGGCAAATACAAGAAGCCaacaatttataaaaaaaaaaaaaaaaagggcgACAAAAACATTAGAGTCATTTTCAATAAATTGGTGCCCATTGCCAACTTCCAAAAATTTCCCTTTTCCTACATCAACAATGATAACACAAGCACCACAAAATTCATGATACTTAAGCTTTACGTTTTATCACACCAATAATTACCCAGGCAACTAGAGGACAATTTGTAATagatatattattataatttatgattttcttGTGTTGttaaaaattgattttattgtATCACATTGCCCAGaacatatttttatatatatatacactaatTTTGTAGATTTTTTCAATACGAACAAATTagtgaaataaaattaaaatgttaaattttaGTTTCATGGAAGATGTCCATGCTTAACGTTGGTACATCAAAAAGATTTGAGCTCAATGGTAGGCATTAATTGGAAATGAAAATGAGGGCCTTAAAGAATCAAACCAAACACATATATAAGATATTGAgatccaaattttaaaaatttcttttaaaaaaaatatgagtttgaacaaaaacacacacacacacacatctcaGTTGTTCTTTAAAATCTATATTTTGATAacactttttaaaaaatatttttcaaaacattttgcAGAAATATTGTccaaaaacatatatattttaatttttttcacttataaaatattaaaaaaaattaaagtacTTGTCCAAACAAAATCTTGATATCAACTTCCATTAAAATATAATGAACTCACATCATCCATGTAATGATATCTTTACTCACTATATCTGTAAAAACATAGTAAATATCTCataaagttttgctttataactTATTTATTTGCAGCAAGTCATCCAACTAAACAACAAGTGTGCATCCATCTCTCCCTCGAATTAATTAGTCTCGGTCCAAAAAAATGGTACACCAATCCTAGAATTCTTAATCTAAAGTACTTGgtattttttcattaaaaaaaatgtatgcTAAAAGATATATAAAGATCGTGGTAGAGTTTTTCCATGACAAGATTTtctcataaatcatgcataaaaagcCAAAGCTCTTTCCAAACATTGGAGCAATATATTATAAAGAAATTTTCCATAATGGAAAGTGAAATGGACAAAAATTCAAAAGTACTAAGGTCAGATTGGAAgttatttaagaaaaaacaataataataataatggccTAGCTAGCTGCTTTATTTTCAAGTCTTATAATTTGAAAGCACACTTAGCTTTAATTTGCAGCAAATATTCTCCAACACGACTCAATAATTGAAGggccttttttgtttttttttttgtttttttttttgcattttattCAATCAACCACAGCCATAtcttatatatgttttaaaaagTGAAATTATATAGTGGGAAGATAGAGCTTTCGAAATAATACACATCCTTTCTTTAAAAGAGAGCAAATTTGGACAAGAAAAAAACTACATTTGTTTTAActaactaaaaaaaaattaatctaaTAATATATAGTATCTCATAAATTTTGATGAAGGAGCCAAAAATGTTTATAATCTTCTTtggaaattaattaaacaatatttaaTTTACATTTATATTAGGAGTGACGTCATATAGTCAAAGATATTAGAACTAGCTAGAACGGAGCAAAGGGTATGTAAATACAAAcataaaattccaaaaatgGGGGAGAAACATTATTCTTCAACTAATCCCTACCGAAAAGCTATACCTTTAATTTCCTTAACCTAAaagtaaaatttttatgaattaattaatttatacgTCTCAACAAggataacataatatatttgaGATTGTAAAACTCATATCTGAATTTTTTTACGTATTAATTCGATATAGTTCCGGAACAGCataaagttatatatatatatatatatatatatatatatatagttccTAATGTATATAAATAGTTAGTTATAATTATACATTAATTTGTAACTAAAACACAATAACAACCAaaagattaaataaaaattataaaaatgttttgtaAAATAAGCATACTTGGGTATTATTACAATatgtaattataataataaaagaattATAGTAACAAGGTGCAAGGGGTCTACCATTCACACATAAAGTTTTTACCAGATTCCCTCTGTCTCGCTATTCTTTTGAATCCCCCTTTTCGAGTACATTTATAATTTCACACATACAGTAGTATCCAATACGtatttcttgaagatttcattaTTCCACCTTTCTAATTTGCTTAAACATTTTTGCAcataaagaatttaaataattttcacGAATATTAATTAACATATGGAAGATACACGACTAAAACTGAAATGCATAgaatataaaagtacaaaaaaaaaaaaaagaaatatcatatcaaaaatttcaattttcacTATTAAAATGTATATAGACAAACAGttggtaaaaaaattataaacactTGTACTCCATAAGAGAGGCTAGATAAGTTGCATGGCCTAGCTATTGATTCTATGTACTAGCACTTTGAAAAGCGATCAACTTTTTGTTTAGAGAAAGTCTTAAAGTACATCCATATGAGGATTTCTGATTGAGTCAGCTCTCCcaaatttcttcttcaatatctgGTAGTGAATGTCAGGTATATTCATGACAGTTAATTAAGTGCTTGCATATTCATGGATCACCATGTACATTCAATTATTAAGACTCCACATACATTTTATTATATACATTGCTAAGACTGAaacatcataaataattaaatataaataaccaaaatttcaattttcccaacatatctttcataagTTTTTCAGATATAACATTTTTGGAATATTCAAGTTATTTTTCCTGCAGAAAATCGTCCGATAAATTGGTCTATAGATTAGGTCCATTAAATAGACAAAAGCGGGTCTACATGAAgtaatattgttcatttgtagtCATATACATCACGGGGGTGTTTATATCTATAACTTTCGAGATGAGTTAGATTTGTCAGTTTAGCCCCGCCAAATAGATGGATTGAGTTGAGAAATTCTCAACCCATCCAAATGACAAATCGGCCCGCCTTGACAAATAATGGGTTATGGCAGGTTATGAGCCGGTCCGTCTTACCAATCTGGTTTGACGTCTCTAGTAATATCCAGCACCATGGCTGCAGTCCGATAACTAAAATAAGTTCGCATTGACTCAATCGAACAGCGAGTCTAGAGAGCAGTTAATTAGCACCAAAATGATTGCACCTTTTTCAACCCAAGATGCCCTTTATAAACAAAGGGAAACCCCATGATTCACTCATTTCCACGGCACACCAAATGTCTCGAATCGACGTAAAATCCCCCAAGCACTGCGCAGACAAACACACAGTGCTCGCCGGCTCTCGCAGATTCAACAAGAAACTCTACCTCTACTTCTCCACCATCTTCCTCCTCCTTATCTCCCTCATCCTCCTCGTCTGGCTCATCCTCCACCCCACCAAGCCTCATTTCTCCCTCACACAAGCCGACGTCAACCAGCTCAATCTCGCCTCCCCATCCCTCCTCAACTCCTCCATCCAGCTCACTCTCCAGTCCACAAATCCCAACAAGAAAGTCGGCATCTACTACGACGAATTCCAGCTCTACGCTTCCTATAAAAGACAAAAGATCACTCCCGAAACATCCATCTCCCCGTTCTACCAAGGCCACGAGGAAACCACATTTCTTAGCGCGTCCTTGGCCGGAAGCCAGCAGCCAGTGTCACCGTCTTTCGCGTATGAGATTCAGCGTGACACGGGTACAGGGAAATTGGTGCTGAATTTTAAAGGAAATGGGAGGCTTAGGTGGAAGGTGGGGAATTGGGTTTCGGGGAGGTACAGGTTTATGGTGGATTGTGTTACTGTAATGCCGTTTGGGGCGATACCGTCACCGCCGTTGAGTTCCAGACAAGGCACGGTGTGTTCTACTGCGGTTTGAAGAACCGACGAAGCCAAAGATTGCAGTTTTTCAGTTCATGAACACGTTAAATGACCTTTTCCGTCTATATCGAAACTATATATACAGGTTCGAGATGCAAGGAGCTTGATATGAATACCGGGAATCAAGAAATAAGCAAGAAGCTTGGTAGCTTTTATTCAAGATTGGAGCTTGAATTTTGTTACAGAACATATGTTCGAGCATcgtgcatgaaaattattaaaacttTTTTCATAAAATTGTAATTTAAATAACAAGATATGTATATTGTTCGTATTAATATGTTAATCAAAAGTTCGTGTTAGATATATATAATCACGTTTTATTCTCTAAGGAACAATGGAGATCAATTCGATCTCTCTATGTAGAACAACCAAGATTGGTTTGGTGTCACTTTTGGTTATTTCACTTTTTTGTTGCAATAAAATTATGAACAATTTTGAGGATAATTATTGAGTGATCTTGTGTTACACTTTCTTTGAATCATTgtctttaaaaattttgaataattttcaTACGTCTCATAATACTATTGTTCTCGTACATatcattattatattatatatatatatatatataatgatatTTGTGAAAATCATTCTTAGAATATTTGTTGCAAAGTGAAAGTTAATTAAAAAGGCGGAAAATGTAACAATTGCGGCTGCTTTAATTTCTAAGATTTTTGTatcattaaaattaaataaagtttaGTGGGCCCTTTGTGCAACAAGTTCATGTTGAATCTCAGCGGGATCAAATTCATTCTAGTTTGTGAACatgtttcttttatttttttattcatatttGTATGGATTAAGAGTTCATGGCgacatttattaatattttcatataattaaaagtaaaaactatgatagaagataaaaatgtgatgaaatgtatttttcgaaaataatgttGGAAAAAAATATGTCATGTTTAAGGATGACAATATGTACGAATAGAATAAGTACCTGATCCGGACCTATCTCGTTTGGGTCGGGTTTGAGTATTGTTAAATGAGGATGAGACGGACAATGTGTATTCAATTTTTGTATTTGGACAAGTATGGGTCTGGATGAATTAATCTATAATACCAAAACCATTTGTCTCATTTAAGTTTTTgctataataaatattattcctCTGGAGTctaaatttaaagatttttttatatGAGATTTTGTGATCTACATATACTTTTTATCCAATTAATATTTTGTGGATTTATGTGAATTATTGGGTGATAGAATTTATTCTTTTCTTTGTGCGTATATATATTAATGAAGTCAAATTTTATTGATCTAAAAAAAATGTTGTTTCACAATTATATGGTGACtactataaaaatatttttttatgataaaatatttaagttcgatttttaaatttatgttgtGATTCGAATACCAGCTTTATTATCATGAACAACTGGAATTTTCACAAAGAATTTATATATCTGGTTCGTATAGTATATGTATTTTACAAAAGTTTACAAatgcattattatttttattagtttCTTTTACTGATTGGgtttttatgtttaagttttgtgaattttttatacaatttaaCGAATTTTAATTTTAAGATACAACTTAAAAAAGattttaatattgtttttcaCTTGAACTAAAATAACGCTTACATGCATGTATGCACAGGCAGAGAGCAGAAAAATTGGGAAAGGGGAAAAAATGAATCTTCAAATAAGTAATGGGCAAACTGCCGATAAAtctcaaaaacaaaatttaagTGAAATTACTTTGACGCTCCCAGACACATCCATTTATTTGTCACCACTCCCTAAAATTACATTTTGACTTATGTGCCCTCCTCTCTTTAAACTTAAGTGAACCTCCTTTTCCAATCCAACGAAGATATATGAATAGTTGGTATATAGTTTTCTCGTATATAAGATGTAGTGGAACTtgtaaaattttgttttgatgtTCAAAATGTTCTTGGGTGTTGTATGAGTTAAGATAATTAATAGGACACTTAGATTTGATTTATCTTTACATATTTAACGTTGACTCCAACTATTCCGATGTTAGGGTAGGAATAACTCTTCTTGTAAATCACTTTGAACTTTCTTCAGTGTTCTAATCAGATCTATGATCAGAAATTTTGTTCTTCTCCTAGATTGTATTAGAAACTAGCAGAAATTTATGTCGAGATGATTGTCGAAACTCGATCTTTCAGCAAGTTTAGTGTTGGCATACCACCTAAGACATTTGTGCAAGTAAATTTGTCATATTTAGTCACTTTATG is part of the Primulina tabacum isolate GXHZ01 chromosome 18, ASM2559414v2, whole genome shotgun sequence genome and encodes:
- the LOC142533721 gene encoding NDR1/HIN1-like protein 26, whose product is MPFINKGKPHDSLISTAHQMSRIDVKSPKHCADKHTVLAGSRRFNKKLYLYFSTIFLLLISLILLVWLILHPTKPHFSLTQADVNQLNLASPSLLNSSIQLTLQSTNPNKKVGIYYDEFQLYASYKRQKITPETSISPFYQGHEETTFLSASLAGSQQPVSPSFAYEIQRDTGTGKLVLNFKGNGRLRWKVGNWVSGRYRFMVDCVTVMPFGAIPSPPLSSRQGTVCSTAV